The Schistocerca cancellata isolate TAMUIC-IGC-003103 chromosome 4, iqSchCanc2.1, whole genome shotgun sequence genome contains a region encoding:
- the LOC126185158 gene encoding uncharacterized protein LOC126185158, protein MAQGLGRESAEQPKVKDLHEKKAAGKTPPRDGRVAGSRRIFAPQFKLQVLDSYRQDADCRGNQRATARKYGIHRRQIQKWLQAEASLRTSLGPAPDAALNLSPARQRDDDAQLARPPPERSDGEPEIDVDVDVDGDDEDDDDDADSDDGDDDIDIMSVQEPDQALDFTSAALSKRRSFSLQFKLEVLDAFHADRACHGNQRATARKFGINRRQVQKWLGQEVELRGEAAFRGGMYRQRLGRWLDNDEPESTAASQHCWDLRKRKLDCDPCDSLACAKKARLEEPEPLRPAHEVRADVCVIGDNCAFPRVPSADVQETALCLKVERRESKPEPAERAVVCSVPALYPPVPPYVAAPAPATHAHGGCCCYSARMLAVYHGFVTHPDHLYPLDFRSPPPPHPPPHNIHLFR, encoded by the coding sequence ATGGCCCAAGGGCTCGGCCGGGAATCGGCGGAGCAGCCGAAGGTGAAGGACTTGCACGAGAAGAAAGCGGCCGGGAAGACACCCCCGCGCGACGGTCGGGTCGCGGGCTCGCGGAGAATTTTCGCGCCGCAGTTCAAGCTGCAGGTGTTGGACTCGTACAGGCAGGACGCGGACTGCAGGGGCAACCAGAGGGCGACGGCCAGGAAGTACGGGATCCACCGGCGCCAGATTCAGAAGTGGCTGCAGGCCGAGGCGTCCCTGCGCACGTCGCTGGGCCCCGCGCCGGACGCGGCCTTGAACCTGAGCCCTGCGAGACAGCGCGACGACGACGCTCAGTTGGCCCGcccgccgccagagcgctcggaCGGCGAGCCCGAGATCGACGTCGACGTGGACGTGGACGgcgacgacgaggacgacgacgacgacgccgacAGCGACGACGGCGACGACGACATCGACATCATGTCGGTGCAGGAGCCGGACCAGGCGCTCGACTTCACGAGCGCGGCGCTCAGCAAGCGGCGCTCCTTCTCGCTGCAGTTCAAGCTCGAGGTGCTGGACGCCTTCCACGCGGACCGCGCTTGCCACGGCAACCAGCGCGCGACGGCGCGCAAGTTCGGCATCAACCGCAGGCAAGTGCAAAAGTGGCTGGGCCAGGAGGTGGAACTACGCGGGGAGGCCGCCTTCcgtggcggcatgtaccgacagCGCCTCGGCCGCTGGCTCGACAACGACGAGCCGGAATCGACAGCCGCGAGTCAGCACTGCTGGGACCTCAGGAAGAGGAAGCTGGACTGCGATCCCTGCGACAGTCTGGCCTGCGCGAAGAAGGCCCGTCTGGAGGAGCCGGAGCCCCTGAGGCCGGCGCACGAGGTCCGAGCCGACGTGTGCGTCATCGGGGACAACTGCGCCTTCCCGCGCGTGCCGAGCGCCGACGTGCAGGAGACGGCGCTATGCCTCAAGGTGGAACGCCGGGAGTCGAAGCCGGAGCCCGCGGAGCGCGCCGTGGTGTGCTCGGTGCCGGCGCTCTACCCGCCCGTGCCGCCGTACGTGGCCGCCCCCGCACCCGCCACCCACGCGCACGGGGGCTGCTGCTGCTACTCGGCGCGCATGCTGGCCGTCTACCACGGCTTCGTCACGCACCCCGATCACCTCTACCCCCTGGATTTCAGATCACCGCCTCCGCCACATCCGCCGCCTCACAACATTCACTTATTCAGGTGA